One window from the genome of Vibrio sp. VB16 encodes:
- a CDS encoding response regulator, with protein sequence MKEQAHILVVDDDHEIRDLLDKYLTKSGYHVSVAEDGEAMYAHLQAHGYPTLILLDVMLPGDDGFELCQQVRKTSNVPIIMLTAVSDETDQIIGLEIGADDYIAKPFNPRQLIARIKAVLRRSHFEEEGHIDKLPKAINFGVWHLDTLAHGLINQETNEQFELSGSDFALLMLFLSRPNEVLDRDTISCATRGREALPFERGIDVQLSRLRSRLGDNGKQHQYIKTMRGNGYIFTAPVSYEH encoded by the coding sequence ATGAAGGAACAAGCGCATATCTTGGTCGTTGACGATGATCACGAGATACGAGATTTGCTCGACAAATATCTTACTAAATCTGGATATCATGTTTCCGTAGCGGAAGATGGTGAGGCAATGTATGCGCATTTACAAGCGCATGGTTATCCAACACTTATTCTTCTCGACGTGATGCTACCCGGGGACGATGGATTTGAATTGTGCCAACAAGTAAGAAAGACGTCTAACGTTCCTATTATCATGTTGACTGCCGTGTCAGATGAAACCGACCAAATTATCGGCTTAGAAATTGGGGCAGACGATTACATTGCCAAACCTTTTAACCCTCGCCAACTTATCGCCCGTATAAAGGCCGTATTACGTCGCAGTCATTTCGAAGAAGAAGGTCATATAGACAAATTGCCTAAAGCGATAAATTTCGGAGTCTGGCATTTAGACACGTTGGCCCATGGCTTGATCAATCAAGAAACCAATGAACAGTTTGAACTGTCAGGTAGTGATTTTGCGTTGTTAATGCTGTTCCTTTCTCGTCCTAACGAGGTACTAGATCGCGATACGATTTCTTGCGCCACACGTGGCCGTGAAGCGTTACCTTTCGAGCGAGGCATTGACGTGCAACTCAGTCGTCTGCGTTCTCGACTTGGCGACAATGGTAAACAGCACCAGTACATCAAAACTATGCGTGGAAACGGTTATATTTTTACCGCCCCTGTAAGCTACGAGCACTAA
- a CDS encoding DUF924 family protein, which translates to MKTEQNSQSIIDFWFKECTPEMWFKKDLEFDQIIQNRFMALHQQASQCNLFEWRKTAEGRLAEIIVLDQFPRNIFRDTPLAFATDALALALAQEAVIGGYDQQLDLAERTFLYMPYMHSESQCIHEEALRLFKALGQTGNLDFEIKHKVIIDRFGRYPHRNDILGRVSTEEERAFLKEPNSGF; encoded by the coding sequence ATGAAAACAGAGCAAAATAGCCAATCTATAATCGATTTTTGGTTCAAAGAATGCACACCAGAAATGTGGTTTAAGAAAGATCTTGAATTTGATCAGATAATCCAGAATCGCTTTATGGCGTTACATCAACAGGCAAGCCAATGTAATCTATTTGAATGGAGGAAGACGGCGGAAGGTCGTTTGGCCGAAATTATCGTATTGGACCAGTTTCCCAGAAATATCTTCAGAGATACGCCTCTCGCCTTTGCGACCGATGCACTTGCATTAGCTTTAGCTCAAGAGGCCGTTATTGGTGGTTATGACCAACAACTTGATTTGGCTGAAAGAACGTTTCTTTATATGCCTTATATGCACAGTGAATCTCAATGTATTCACGAAGAAGCGTTAAGGCTTTTTAAAGCGTTGGGGCAAACGGGTAATCTAGATTTTGAGATAAAACACAAGGTGATTATTGATAGATTTGGCCGCTACCCGCATCGCAATGATATTTTGGGACGAGTATCAACAGAAGAAGAGCGTGCGTTTTTGAAAGAGCCGAATTCTGGTTTCTAA
- a CDS encoding GFA family protein, with amino-acid sequence MTITGECFCGDIKYQLDGILYDVRSCHCSRCRKAFSAQASAYALVNQSEFKWLSGEERLSSYIGQHGFGLQFCSKCGSTLTGVFKDEVHGVTLGCVNGDPKVQLSRHIFVGSKASWEIIADGVHQYDELPPDNVL; translated from the coding sequence ATGACTATAACTGGGGAGTGTTTCTGTGGCGATATAAAGTACCAGTTAGACGGGATTTTATATGATGTTCGGTCATGTCATTGTTCACGGTGTAGAAAGGCGTTTAGTGCTCAGGCCTCGGCTTATGCGTTAGTGAATCAGAGTGAGTTTAAGTGGCTCAGTGGTGAAGAACGGTTATCTTCTTACATTGGGCAACATGGGTTTGGACTGCAGTTTTGTAGCAAATGCGGTTCAACTTTAACGGGTGTTTTTAAAGACGAAGTACATGGCGTTACTTTAGGCTGTGTCAACGGTGATCCTAAGGTTCAGCTGAGTCGCCATATATTTGTCGGGTCAAAAGCCTCATGGGAAATCATTGCTGATGGTGTACATCAATATGATGAACTTCCACCAGACAATGTGCTTTAG
- a CDS encoding molybdopterin guanine dinucleotide-containing S/N-oxide reductase, protein MNNISRRGFLKGTSMAAGTLVFTSIVPMQAMAKQKGDGVLTAGRMGAMIAEVKDGKLVSTKGALARTVPNSLQTTGPDQVHTNARIKYPMVRKSYLENPTAPKGTRGDDDYVRVSWDEAYKLIHEQHMRIREENGAESVFAGSYGWRSSGVLHKAQTLLQRYMGMAGGYSGHLGDYSTGASQVIMPHVMGSIEVYEQQTTHPVILEHSDVVVLWGLNPMNTLKIAWSSTDESGLEFFHQLKKSGKTIICIDPMRSETIEFFGDNAQWIAPNPMTDVAMMMGVAHSLISNKKHDKAFLDKYTSGYDKFEAYLLGKEDGVEKTPAWAEEITGVPAKQMEVLADIFSKNRTMLMSGWGVQRQQFGEQRHWMLATLAAMLGQIGQPGGGFGLSYHYSNGGNPTRDAGVLPAISSSIGGGSSAGNDWAVSGAVNAFPVARIVEALENPGKKYQHNGQELTFPEVKMIWWAGGGNFTHHQDTNRLIKAWQKPELVVISEIYWTAAAKHADVVLPITTSFERNDMTMTGDYSNQHLIPMKQAVKPQGEARNDFDVFADMAELIKSGGRDVYTEGKTEMDWLKGFYETAQKGGRAARIRMPNFGKFWDTNELIEMKFNKKAAQFVRHAEFRKDPVMNPLGTPSGKIEIYSKTIEKYGLEDCPAHPTWLEPTEWRGSAKKDELQLMAAHAAHRLHSQFNYAKLREEYAIANREPITINTEDAKTRGINNGDLVRAYNDRGQVLVGALVTDGIKQGSVCIHEGAWPDLDPKTGLCKNGGVNVLTSDIPSSRLGNGCAGNSALVKIEKYTGEVPNLTAFTPVTNG, encoded by the coding sequence ATGAACAACATTTCACGTCGAGGTTTCCTTAAGGGAACGAGCATGGCGGCTGGTACTTTAGTATTTACCAGCATTGTGCCGATGCAAGCAATGGCAAAACAGAAAGGCGATGGTGTGCTCACCGCAGGTCGAATGGGTGCAATGATCGCAGAAGTTAAAGATGGCAAACTTGTTTCAACAAAAGGCGCTCTGGCTAGAACCGTTCCCAACAGTCTACAAACTACTGGCCCGGATCAAGTACACACCAACGCACGTATTAAGTATCCAATGGTTCGCAAAAGCTATTTGGAAAACCCAACCGCTCCGAAAGGTACGCGTGGTGATGATGACTACGTTCGCGTTTCTTGGGATGAAGCTTATAAATTGATCCACGAACAACACATGCGTATCCGTGAAGAAAATGGTGCAGAGTCCGTGTTTGCCGGCTCTTATGGTTGGCGCTCTAGTGGTGTTCTACATAAGGCACAGACACTGCTTCAACGTTATATGGGCATGGCTGGAGGCTACTCTGGGCACTTGGGTGACTATTCTACCGGTGCCTCACAGGTTATTATGCCTCACGTGATGGGGTCGATTGAAGTCTATGAACAGCAGACAACGCACCCTGTTATTCTTGAGCACAGTGACGTCGTCGTTCTTTGGGGTTTAAACCCAATGAACACATTGAAGATTGCATGGTCGTCTACAGATGAGTCTGGATTAGAGTTCTTCCATCAGTTGAAGAAATCCGGAAAAACCATCATCTGTATTGACCCAATGCGTTCTGAAACCATTGAGTTCTTCGGCGATAATGCACAATGGATAGCACCAAACCCTATGACTGATGTTGCTATGATGATGGGTGTCGCACACTCACTTATTAGCAACAAAAAACACGACAAAGCTTTCTTAGACAAATACACATCAGGCTATGATAAATTTGAAGCGTACCTGTTGGGTAAAGAAGACGGCGTCGAGAAAACACCTGCTTGGGCAGAAGAAATTACAGGCGTTCCAGCGAAACAGATGGAAGTTCTGGCCGATATCTTTAGTAAAAACAGAACAATGTTAATGAGTGGCTGGGGCGTACAACGTCAACAATTTGGTGAGCAACGTCACTGGATGCTCGCGACTCTTGCCGCAATGCTAGGACAGATTGGTCAACCTGGTGGTGGTTTTGGTCTTTCGTACCATTACTCAAACGGCGGAAACCCTACCCGTGATGCAGGCGTTCTTCCGGCAATTTCATCGTCTATCGGCGGTGGTTCTTCTGCTGGTAACGACTGGGCAGTTTCTGGTGCAGTCAATGCATTCCCTGTTGCGCGTATTGTAGAAGCGCTTGAAAACCCAGGTAAAAAATACCAACACAATGGTCAAGAGCTCACCTTCCCTGAGGTCAAAATGATCTGGTGGGCAGGCGGCGGCAACTTTACCCATCACCAAGATACAAATCGCTTAATCAAAGCATGGCAAAAACCTGAACTCGTGGTTATCTCTGAGATATATTGGACGGCAGCGGCGAAGCATGCGGATGTTGTTCTTCCTATCACGACGTCATTTGAGCGTAATGATATGACGATGACGGGTGACTATAGTAATCAACACCTAATCCCTATGAAGCAAGCGGTTAAACCACAAGGTGAAGCTCGAAATGACTTTGACGTATTTGCGGATATGGCTGAGTTAATCAAATCTGGTGGCCGTGACGTTTATACCGAAGGGAAAACGGAGATGGATTGGCTGAAAGGTTTTTACGAAACGGCGCAGAAAGGTGGTCGCGCGGCACGTATCCGTATGCCTAATTTCGGTAAGTTCTGGGATACCAACGAACTGATAGAAATGAAGTTTAACAAAAAAGCGGCGCAGTTTGTTCGCCATGCAGAGTTCCGTAAAGATCCAGTAATGAACCCGCTTGGAACACCTTCAGGTAAGATTGAGATCTACTCAAAAACCATCGAAAAATATGGCTTAGAAGATTGTCCTGCCCACCCTACTTGGCTAGAGCCAACAGAGTGGCGTGGAAGTGCTAAGAAAGATGAACTTCAACTAATGGCAGCACATGCTGCTCATCGTCTACACAGTCAATTTAACTATGCCAAACTTCGTGAAGAATACGCAATAGCGAACCGTGAACCTATAACCATTAATACCGAGGATGCAAAAACCCGTGGTATTAACAACGGTGATCTAGTTCGTGCTTACAATGACCGTGGACAGGTACTTGTGGGTGCATTAGTTACAGATGGAATCAAGCAAGGTTCGGTCTGTATCCACGAAGGTGCTTGGCCTGATTTGGATCCTAAAACCGGGCTATGTAAAAACGGTGGTGTCAACGTACTGACGAGTGACATACCGTCTTCACGTTTGGGTAACGGTTGTGCTGGTAACTCGGCTCTAGTTAAAATAGAGAAGTACACTGGCGAAGTGCCTAACTTGACTGCATTTACACCTGTAACAAACGGTTAA
- a CDS encoding NapC/NirT family cytochrome c, whose protein sequence is MKFKKWSIAFIAIIGVIIGWFSLGGTAVVMHLTSSTEFCVSCHTMDAPYQEYQGSKHFSNAKGIRAECSDCHIPSDPIDYVITKIRASKDIYHEFVTGKIDTEEKYENHRLAMAETVWAQMRANDSATCRSCHSYDAMDTYEQSENAQKMHEYGIENSQTCIDCHKGVAHFPPELEMSSEAYDNLIELTNATKPDAQKVYPIDTISIGDFGTVNPTVELTVLSNDANFRTVQISGYQMKGAEQVLYVGEGKRAIIAKLTDKGQAALKVGEFAEDEYGNAWRTAELQATTDAAVLGSIDPLWSYAEELDNVYCAACHSIIPGHHFTVNAWGPVAKSMGERTDITELNLEILTKFFQSHAKDVVGH, encoded by the coding sequence ATGAAATTCAAAAAATGGTCTATCGCGTTTATTGCAATTATTGGCGTCATTATTGGCTGGTTTAGCCTTGGCGGTACTGCTGTTGTAATGCATCTTACATCAAGCACAGAATTCTGTGTTTCATGTCATACGATGGACGCCCCCTATCAAGAATACCAAGGTTCTAAACACTTCAGTAACGCAAAAGGAATAAGAGCCGAGTGTTCTGACTGCCATATTCCTTCCGACCCTATCGATTACGTTATTACTAAAATTAGAGCATCCAAAGACATCTACCACGAATTCGTAACGGGCAAAATCGATACGGAAGAAAAATACGAAAACCATCGCTTAGCGATGGCTGAAACCGTATGGGCTCAAATGCGGGCAAATGATTCTGCTACCTGTCGTTCATGTCACAGCTATGATGCAATGGACACCTATGAGCAGTCTGAAAATGCGCAGAAAATGCATGAATATGGTATCGAAAACAGTCAAACCTGTATCGATTGCCATAAAGGTGTCGCTCATTTCCCACCGGAACTTGAAATGAGTAGTGAAGCGTATGACAACCTAATTGAACTCACTAATGCGACGAAACCTGATGCTCAAAAAGTCTATCCAATCGATACCATTTCTATTGGTGACTTTGGTACGGTCAATCCAACGGTAGAACTTACCGTACTTTCTAATGACGCTAACTTCAGAACGGTTCAAATTTCTGGTTATCAGATGAAAGGTGCAGAGCAAGTTCTTTATGTGGGAGAAGGAAAACGCGCGATTATTGCGAAGCTGACTGACAAAGGCCAAGCCGCACTCAAAGTTGGGGAGTTTGCAGAAGACGAATATGGTAACGCCTGGCGTACTGCTGAGCTTCAAGCAACGACGGATGCCGCTGTTCTTGGTTCGATTGATCCTCTATGGAGCTACGCAGAGGAATTGGACAATGTTTATTGTGCAGCATGCCACTCGATCATACCAGGCCATCATTTTACCGTTAACGCATGGGGTCCTGTCGCCAAAAGCATGGGTGAACGAACCGATATTACTGAATTAAACTTAGAAATTTTAACCAAATTTTTCCAAAGCCACGCTAAAGATGTGGTTGGCCATTAA
- a CDS encoding thiamine-binding protein has product MSIENPVIKDVFVAFQVIPRLKEGNNFEVVDKAIEVVKAANVPYQVGAMETTMKGELDQLLDIVKRAQQACYDAGALEVITNIKIHSKTESVTDTFCTYDRGVTPANHMFVDK; this is encoded by the coding sequence ATGTCGATTGAAAACCCAGTGATTAAGGATGTGTTTGTTGCTTTTCAAGTCATACCTAGATTGAAAGAAGGCAACAACTTTGAAGTCGTCGATAAAGCGATAGAGGTTGTCAAAGCCGCGAATGTGCCTTATCAAGTAGGCGCAATGGAAACCACAATGAAGGGTGAACTGGATCAATTACTTGATATTGTGAAGCGTGCTCAACAAGCATGTTATGACGCTGGCGCTTTAGAAGTGATTACAAATATTAAAATTCATAGTAAAACGGAATCGGTCACGGATACATTTTGCACATATGATCGTGGTGTGACGCCTGCCAATCATATGTTTGTAGACAAGTAA
- a CDS encoding RNA methyltransferase produces the protein MKDTNTIIGLVNPKSPVNVGGVMRAAGCYQADAVRYTGRRYDRAVKLNTDTKSAIHSISLTGVDSLFDDLPTDMKIVCIELVEGATPLPNFQHPKKAMYIFGPEDGSIDQKIANRADHVVYVPTVGCMNLAASVNVLLYDRLSKSDDIIQDDALIRSSRDNNNKLRINN, from the coding sequence ATGAAAGATACCAACACAATTATAGGATTAGTTAACCCAAAAAGCCCAGTGAACGTTGGCGGCGTAATGAGAGCGGCAGGATGCTACCAAGCAGACGCTGTGAGATATACGGGTCGACGTTATGACCGAGCAGTCAAGTTAAATACGGATACTAAATCCGCAATACATTCCATTTCATTAACTGGTGTGGATTCATTATTTGATGATCTGCCGACCGATATGAAAATTGTTTGTATCGAGTTAGTAGAAGGCGCAACACCTTTACCCAACTTTCAGCACCCTAAAAAAGCGATGTATATTTTCGGACCAGAAGATGGGTCTATCGATCAAAAAATCGCAAATAGAGCCGACCATGTTGTTTATGTTCCCACTGTTGGCTGCATGAACCTAGCCGCGTCGGTTAACGTTCTATTATATGATCGACTATCAAAATCAGACGACATCATTCAAGACGATGCTCTTATCCGAAGCAGTCGCGACAACAACAACAAACTTCGCATTAACAACTAA
- a CDS encoding FeoB-associated Cys-rich membrane protein, translating into MANIIVALTIILIIALSIFKIVIEKRKGIKCIGCSLSGGCSSNKTQPNKTVGKRINIKEVK; encoded by the coding sequence ATGGCAAATATAATTGTAGCGTTAACTATTATTTTAATTATTGCGCTCTCAATATTTAAAATAGTCATTGAAAAACGCAAAGGCATAAAATGTATTGGGTGTTCCCTTAGTGGCGGATGCTCTTCTAATAAAACACAACCAAATAAAACAGTAGGTAAGAGAATAAATATCAAAGAAGTAAAATAA